From the genome of Halorussus caseinilyticus, one region includes:
- a CDS encoding 50S ribosomal protein L18e: MSKTNPRLTSLIADLKSVSRDSDADVWSTVADRLEKPRSTHAEVNLGRIERYAEEDETVIVPGKVLGSGVLQKTVTVAAVDFSSSAETKIQQADGEALEIEQAIEQNPDGSNVRVIR, translated from the coding sequence ATGAGCAAGACGAATCCGAGGCTCACCAGTCTCATCGCTGACCTGAAGTCGGTGTCCCGCGATTCGGACGCCGACGTGTGGAGTACTGTCGCGGACCGCCTCGAGAAGCCCCGGAGTACGCACGCGGAAGTCAACCTCGGTCGCATCGAGCGATACGCCGAGGAGGACGAGACCGTCATCGTACCCGGTAAGGTTCTCGGTAGTGGGGTCCTGCAGAAGACCGTCACAGTCGCCGCAGTGGACTTCTCGTCCAGCGCGGAGACGAAGATTCAGCAAGCAGACGGTGAGGCTCTTGAAATCGAACAGGCTATCGAACAGAACCCCGACGGGTCGAACGTGCGGGTGATCCGATGA
- a CDS encoding DNA-directed RNA polymerase subunit D — translation MTEEYEVEFVERGDREARFLVRGATPAFANGIRRAIVADVPTLSIDTVRFVENSSVMFDEQIGLRLGLVPLSTPLGEFEEGDTVTLSLDVSGPGTAYSGDLVSSDGMVQPADDNIPIIDLKDDQRLELEADAVLSTGKDHAKHQGGVAVGYRHLQRVEVVGDRDEYDEEETNILRGVIEDDGELVPTEAFDNDLTNRFPGKEVEVHDVPNAFVFHVETDGSLSIDELVTAAADSIADRADELEAAVQL, via the coding sequence ATGACAGAAGAGTACGAGGTCGAGTTCGTCGAACGCGGGGACCGAGAAGCGCGGTTCCTCGTTCGAGGCGCGACCCCGGCGTTCGCTAACGGGATTCGCCGAGCCATCGTCGCAGACGTGCCGACGCTCTCTATCGACACCGTTCGGTTCGTGGAGAACTCGTCGGTGATGTTCGACGAGCAAATCGGCCTCCGGCTCGGTCTCGTCCCGCTCAGCACGCCGCTGGGCGAGTTCGAGGAAGGCGATACAGTGACCCTGAGTCTCGACGTGTCGGGACCGGGCACCGCCTACTCGGGCGACCTCGTGAGTTCGGACGGGATGGTCCAACCCGCCGACGACAACATCCCCATCATCGACCTCAAGGACGACCAGCGTCTCGAACTCGAAGCGGACGCCGTTCTCTCGACGGGGAAAGACCACGCCAAACATCAGGGCGGCGTGGCCGTCGGCTACCGACATCTCCAGCGCGTGGAGGTCGTCGGCGACCGGGACGAGTACGACGAGGAGGAGACCAACATTCTCCGCGGCGTCATCGAAGACGACGGCGAACTCGTCCCGACCGAGGCGTTCGACAACGACCTGACCAACCGGTTCCCCGGTAAAGAGGTCGAGGTCCACGACGTGCCCAACGCGTTCGTGTTCCACGTCGAGACCGACGGGTCGCTGTCCATAGACGAACTCGTCACTGCCGCGGCCGACTCGATTGCCGACCGCGCAGACGAACTCGAAGCAGCTGTACAACTTTAG
- a CDS encoding 30S ribosomal protein S9, which produces MVTNTSGKKKTAIARATVTEGEGRVRINSQPVELVEPEMARLKMLEPFRIAGDESRDTVDVEVDVQGGGISGQADAVRTAIARGLVQYTNDAELRDAFIEFDRSLLVNDSRRSEPKKWGGPGARARYQKSYR; this is translated from the coding sequence ATGGTAACGAACACGAGCGGAAAGAAGAAGACGGCCATCGCCCGCGCCACCGTCACGGAAGGCGAAGGCCGCGTGCGAATCAACTCCCAGCCCGTCGAGCTGGTCGAACCGGAGATGGCCCGTCTGAAGATGCTGGAACCGTTCCGCATCGCGGGCGACGAGAGTCGCGACACCGTGGACGTGGAAGTGGACGTGCAGGGCGGCGGCATCAGCGGACAGGCCGACGCCGTTCGCACCGCCATCGCGCGCGGACTCGTCCAGTACACGAACGACGCCGAGCTTCGGGACGCCTTCATCGAGTTCGACCGCTCGCTGTTGGTCAACGACTCGCGGCGTTCCGAACCCAAGAAGTGGGGCGGTCCCGGCGCTCGCGCGCGCTACCAGAAGTCTTACCGGTGA
- the rpsB gene encoding 30S ribosomal protein S2, with amino-acid sequence MSENDPEQVDEEGLDAAESEIDAEPEGAGGAEPSEQPDEDVASEADDEQATEDVEDEGPNLDEDVMENQEEADLLIPVEDYLGAGVHIGTQQKTQDMERFIHRVRTDGLYVLDVSKTDQRIRTAADFLANYDPEQILVTSSRQYGRFPAEKFAEAVGARARTGRFIPGTLTNPKYEGYIEPDALVVTDPIGDAQAVKEAITVGIPVIAMCDSNNNTSNVDLVVPTNNKGRKALSVVYWLLANETLDRRGAEPTYSLDDFESEI; translated from the coding sequence ATGAGCGAGAACGACCCCGAACAGGTAGACGAAGAAGGCCTCGACGCCGCGGAATCCGAAATCGACGCGGAACCCGAGGGCGCTGGCGGCGCAGAGCCGTCGGAACAGCCCGACGAGGACGTGGCAAGTGAGGCTGACGACGAGCAAGCAACCGAAGATGTCGAAGACGAGGGACCGAACCTCGACGAAGACGTGATGGAGAACCAAGAGGAGGCCGACCTCCTCATCCCCGTCGAGGACTACCTCGGCGCTGGCGTCCACATCGGTACCCAGCAGAAGACTCAGGACATGGAGCGGTTCATCCACCGCGTCCGGACCGACGGTCTGTACGTCCTCGACGTATCCAAGACCGACCAGCGGATTCGGACCGCCGCGGACTTCCTCGCCAACTACGACCCCGAGCAGATTCTGGTGACGAGTTCGCGCCAGTACGGTCGCTTCCCCGCCGAGAAGTTCGCGGAAGCGGTCGGCGCGCGCGCCCGGACCGGTCGGTTCATCCCCGGCACGCTCACCAACCCCAAGTACGAGGGCTACATCGAACCCGACGCGCTGGTCGTCACCGACCCCATCGGTGACGCCCAAGCCGTCAAGGAAGCCATCACGGTGGGCATCCCGGTCATCGCGATGTGTGACTCCAACAACAACACCAGCAACGTGGACCTCGTGGTCCCGACGAACAACAAGGGTCGCAAGGCGCTGTCGGTCGTCTACTGGTTGCTCGCCAACGAGACGCTCGACCGGCGCGGTGCCGAACCGACCTACTCGCTCGACGACTTCGAGAGCGAGATTTAG
- a CDS encoding fructosamine kinase family protein: protein MSDESSGGSSDDASGRESGDESPDSRIRRRVADALGVGVESATELDGGEVGRVHRVALADGRTAAAKTGDTSLGVEAFMLDSLADRGLPVPEVYHRADDLLVMEYVAGDDELSPAAERDAARHLAALHGERPRERPGSFGFPRDTLTGPYRQPNPWTDSWVAFFRDERLRYFAGMADEAGVLSSELADRIDSLARNLDSWLPDSPPAALIHGDAWANNLVVDEGRVRAFLDPACYFGHAEVELAYVAFAGSFGEDFFAAYDDAQGIDPGFFEGRREVYQVIPLLEHLLYFGEDRYAAELDARLSDLGF, encoded by the coding sequence ATGAGCGACGAGTCGTCCGGCGGGTCGTCGGATGACGCGTCCGGTAGGGAGTCTGGCGACGAGTCGCCGGACTCCCGCATTCGACGCCGAGTCGCCGACGCCCTCGGCGTCGGCGTCGAATCCGCGACCGAACTCGACGGCGGCGAAGTCGGGCGGGTCCACCGAGTGGCGCTCGCCGACGGTCGGACCGCGGCGGCCAAGACCGGCGACACCTCGCTCGGCGTGGAGGCGTTCATGCTCGACTCGCTGGCCGACCGCGGCCTGCCGGTTCCCGAGGTGTACCACCGTGCCGACGACCTGCTGGTGATGGAGTACGTCGCGGGCGACGACGAACTCTCGCCCGCCGCCGAGCGAGACGCCGCCCGGCACCTCGCGGCCCTCCACGGGGAACGACCGCGGGAGCGTCCGGGGTCCTTCGGCTTTCCGCGCGACACCCTGACCGGGCCGTACCGCCAACCGAACCCGTGGACCGACTCGTGGGTCGCGTTCTTCCGGGACGAGCGACTCCGGTACTTCGCGGGGATGGCGGACGAGGCGGGCGTCCTCTCGTCGGAACTCGCCGACCGCATCGACTCGCTCGCGCGAAATCTCGACTCGTGGCTCCCTGACTCGCCGCCCGCGGCGCTAATCCACGGCGACGCGTGGGCGAACAACCTCGTCGTGGACGAGGGCCGCGTCCGGGCGTTTCTCGACCCCGCGTGCTACTTCGGCCACGCCGAGGTCGAACTCGCCTACGTCGCGTTCGCGGGGTCGTTCGGCGAGGACTTCTTCGCGGCCTACGACGACGCGCAAGGCATCGACCCCGGTTTCTTCGAGGGCCGCCGCGAGGTGTATCAGGTGATCCCGCTACTCGAACACCTGCTGTACTTCGGCGAGGACCGCTACGCCGCGGAACTCGACGCGCGCTTGTCCGACCTCGGTTTCTGA
- a CDS encoding cobalamin B12-binding domain-containing protein — translation MSAEQEQQSIRCLVAKVGLDGHDRGAHVIARAFRDAGFEVIYSGLHNAPDEIVQAAVQEDVNVLGISILSGAHNTLVPKVIDGLKEYDAFEDTLVLVGGVVPDDDKADLKEMGVAEVFGPGTPMEETIEFVRENAPQR, via the coding sequence ATGAGCGCAGAACAGGAACAGCAGTCGATTCGTTGTCTCGTCGCCAAGGTCGGACTCGACGGACACGACCGGGGCGCACACGTCATCGCCCGTGCGTTCCGTGACGCCGGGTTCGAGGTCATCTACTCGGGCCTGCACAACGCGCCCGACGAAATCGTGCAGGCCGCGGTCCAAGAGGACGTGAACGTGCTTGGTATCTCCATTCTCTCGGGCGCGCACAACACGCTCGTCCCGAAGGTTATCGACGGTCTGAAAGAGTACGACGCGTTCGAGGACACCCTTGTCCTCGTCGGCGGCGTCGTGCCCGACGACGACAAGGCGGACCTCAAGGAGATGGGCGTCGCCGAGGTGTTCGGTCCCGGTACGCCGATGGAGGAGACCATCGAGTTCGTCCGCGAGAACGCGCCCCAGCGATGA
- a CDS encoding 30S ribosomal protein S11, translating to MSANDDDKWGVAHVHASFNNTIITVTDLTGAETIAKSSGGTVVKQNRDESSPYAAMQMAETVAEEVKAAGIDGVHVRVRGPGGNLQQNPGPGAQATIRALARAGLEIGRIEDVTPIPHDGTRAPKGKSGF from the coding sequence ATGAGCGCAAACGACGACGATAAATGGGGCGTAGCCCACGTTCACGCATCGTTCAACAACACCATCATCACGGTCACTGACCTGACCGGCGCGGAGACGATTGCGAAGTCCTCCGGCGGCACCGTCGTCAAGCAGAACCGCGACGAGTCCTCGCCGTACGCCGCGATGCAGATGGCCGAGACGGTCGCAGAAGAGGTCAAGGCCGCGGGCATCGATGGCGTCCACGTCCGCGTGCGCGGTCCCGGCGGGAACCTTCAGCAGAACCCCGGTCCGGGCGCGCAGGCGACCATCCGCGCGCTCGCTCGCGCCGGACTCGAAATCGGTCGCATCGAGGACGTGACCCCCATCCCGCACGACGGCACCCGCGCACCCAAAGGCAAGAGTGGATTCTAA
- a CDS encoding DNA-directed RNA polymerase subunit K, whose protein sequence is MAQKRYSRYEKARIIGARALQVSYGAPVLTDTEQTEPILIAADEYDAGVLPFTVRRGEQ, encoded by the coding sequence ATGGCTCAGAAACGCTACTCCCGCTACGAGAAAGCTCGCATCATCGGGGCGCGCGCCCTGCAGGTATCCTACGGCGCGCCCGTGCTGACCGACACCGAACAGACCGAGCCGATTCTCATCGCGGCCGACGAGTACGACGCGGGCGTCCTGCCGTTCACCGTCCGCCGAGGTGAGCAATGA
- a CDS encoding DUF420 domain-containing protein gives MATSNAKRRVKDNPRAASAVLSVLGYVLVLGTFAGLLPVYPELERATVDLLSHAIAVVNTVALTALLAGWRWIRRGEVRKHRAAMLTAFSLIIVFLALYLVKVGGGGEKAIAVTGPVYYAYLVMLAIHILLSVVAVPVVVYAVVLGLTHTPSELRETAHARVGRWAAGAWALSLALGIVTYLMLNHVYGVEEYMAALAPLAALRRR, from the coding sequence ATGGCTACCTCGAACGCGAAGCGACGGGTCAAGGACAACCCGCGGGCCGCGAGTGCGGTCCTGTCGGTACTCGGCTACGTCCTCGTCCTCGGGACGTTCGCGGGACTGCTCCCCGTCTACCCGGAACTCGAACGCGCGACCGTAGACCTGCTGAGTCACGCCATCGCGGTGGTCAACACCGTCGCGCTGACCGCTCTGCTCGCCGGGTGGCGGTGGATTCGCCGCGGCGAGGTCCGCAAGCACCGCGCCGCGATGCTGACCGCGTTCTCGCTCATCATCGTCTTCCTCGCGCTCTATCTCGTGAAGGTGGGCGGCGGCGGCGAGAAGGCCATCGCCGTGACGGGACCGGTCTACTACGCTTACCTCGTGATGCTGGCGATTCACATCCTACTGTCGGTGGTCGCGGTCCCGGTGGTCGTCTACGCCGTCGTCCTCGGCCTGACCCACACGCCGTCGGAACTCCGCGAGACGGCCCACGCTCGCGTCGGGCGGTGGGCCGCGGGCGCGTGGGCGCTGAGTCTGGCGCTGGGCATCGTGACCTACCTGATGCTCAACCACGTCTACGGCGTCGAGGAGTACATGGCGGCGCTCGCTCCGCTCGCGGCCCTCCGGCGGCGATGA
- a CDS encoding DNA-directed RNA polymerase subunit N, with protein MMVPVRCFTCGKVVGEYWEEFKARSETKEGDEDPEKVLDELGVERQCCRRMLVAHKDLVDIVAPYQ; from the coding sequence ATGATGGTACCAGTCCGCTGTTTCACGTGCGGCAAGGTCGTCGGGGAGTACTGGGAAGAGTTCAAAGCACGGTCGGAGACCAAAGAGGGTGACGAGGACCCGGAGAAGGTCCTCGACGAACTCGGCGTCGAACGACAGTGCTGTCGCCGGATGCTCGTCGCGCACAAGGACCTCGTGGACATCGTCGCACCCTACCAGTAA
- the eno gene encoding phosphopyruvate hydratase produces the protein MTLVSEVRLRQILDSRGNRTVEADVRTESGGFGRAAAPSGASTGEYEAIELDPSEAIASAREHAVPRLEGKVFVGDQRDVDRTLRAADGTDDFSEIGANSAVAISMAAAKAAADVLGAPLYQHLGGAFRGEESPTPLGNVVGGGEHAADATAIQEFLSVPVGAPNVQDAVFANAAVHREVHDLLADRDIAAGKGDEGAWAPSIDDEEAFEIVQAATDSVADDFGFEIRFGLDVAAAEMYDEDDEEYVYRDTTRSTDEQIEYVAELVDEYDLAYVEDPLDEDDYEGFAELTEKVGDRTLVCGDDLFVTNVKRLETGIEQGAANSILVKPNQIGTLSDAVDAVELAVENGYQPVISHRSGETEDTTIAHLAVATGAPYIKTGAVGGERTAKLNELIRIEQNVSRL, from the coding sequence ATGACGCTCGTCAGCGAGGTCCGACTTCGACAGATTCTCGACTCCCGAGGAAATCGGACGGTCGAAGCCGACGTGCGCACGGAGAGCGGTGGTTTCGGCCGGGCGGCCGCACCGAGCGGTGCTTCGACCGGCGAGTACGAAGCGATAGAACTCGACCCGAGCGAAGCCATCGCCTCGGCCCGCGAACACGCCGTCCCTCGACTGGAGGGCAAGGTCTTCGTCGGCGACCAGCGCGACGTGGACCGCACGTTGCGCGCGGCCGACGGCACGGACGACTTCTCGGAAATCGGTGCGAACAGCGCAGTCGCCATCAGCATGGCCGCCGCGAAAGCCGCGGCGGACGTACTCGGCGCGCCGCTGTATCAGCACCTCGGCGGTGCGTTCCGCGGCGAGGAGTCGCCCACGCCGCTGGGCAACGTCGTCGGCGGCGGCGAACACGCCGCCGACGCCACCGCGATTCAGGAGTTCCTCTCCGTGCCCGTCGGCGCACCCAACGTGCAGGACGCGGTGTTCGCAAACGCCGCGGTGCATCGGGAAGTCCACGACCTGCTGGCCGACCGAGACATCGCCGCGGGGAAAGGCGACGAGGGCGCGTGGGCACCATCCATCGACGACGAGGAGGCGTTCGAAATCGTCCAAGCGGCGACCGACTCGGTGGCCGACGACTTCGGCTTCGAGATTCGATTCGGTCTCGACGTGGCCGCCGCGGAGATGTACGACGAAGACGACGAGGAGTACGTCTACCGCGACACGACGCGTTCGACCGACGAGCAAATCGAGTACGTCGCCGAACTCGTAGACGAGTACGACCTCGCGTACGTCGAGGACCCGCTGGACGAAGACGACTACGAAGGCTTCGCGGAGTTGACCGAGAAGGTCGGCGACCGGACACTCGTCTGCGGTGACGACCTGTTCGTCACCAACGTAAAGCGACTGGAGACGGGCATCGAGCAGGGTGCGGCCAACAGCATTCTGGTCAAGCCCAACCAAATCGGTACCCTCTCGGACGCCGTGGACGCCGTGGAACTCGCCGTCGAGAACGGCTATCAGCCGGTCATCTCCCACCGGAGCGGAGAGACCGAGGACACGACCATCGCACACCTCGCCGTGGCGACCGGTGCCCCGTACATCAAGACGGGCGCGGTCGGCGGCGAGCGAACTGCTAAACTGAACGAACTCATTCGCATCGAGCAAAACGTTTCGAGACTATGA
- the meaB gene encoding methylmalonyl Co-A mutase-associated GTPase MeaB has protein sequence MSGDAATDVRDENAELVEELLAGKHRALARVITKIENRAPGYRNLVSELHEHTGHAEVVGITGSPGAGKSTLVDKMANYYRERGETVGVIAVDPSSPFTGGAVLGDRIRMASNVGDMDVFFRSMSARGTLGGLSTATTDAVKALDAFGKDKILIETVGAGQNEIDIVKSADTVAVLVPPGSGDDVQMLKAGILEIGDVFVVNKADLDGADRTVQELREMIHMQNDHTAGLATGHHGAGAVGSDETDDAESDDEESWEPAVVETIAKDGEGVADLVETLADHRAYLESSGLLEEKARMRYAEEIRNLLRDDVGGLLEGEIERHGGMDELVEGVRKRETDPYTVADEVIGPIEDCLDELRD, from the coding sequence ATGAGCGGCGACGCGGCGACCGACGTGCGAGACGAGAACGCCGAACTCGTCGAGGAGTTGCTCGCGGGCAAGCACCGCGCGCTCGCGCGAGTCATCACCAAAATCGAGAACCGCGCGCCGGGCTACCGAAACCTCGTCTCGGAACTCCACGAACACACCGGCCACGCCGAAGTCGTCGGCATCACCGGAAGCCCCGGTGCGGGCAAATCGACGCTCGTGGACAAGATGGCTAACTACTACCGCGAACGCGGCGAGACCGTCGGCGTCATCGCGGTAGACCCCTCCTCGCCGTTCACGGGCGGGGCGGTGCTGGGCGACCGCATCCGGATGGCGAGCAACGTCGGCGACATGGACGTGTTCTTCCGGTCGATGAGCGCGCGGGGCACCCTCGGCGGTCTCTCGACGGCGACCACCGACGCCGTGAAAGCCCTCGACGCCTTCGGCAAGGACAAGATTCTCATCGAGACGGTCGGCGCGGGCCAAAACGAGATAGACATCGTGAAGTCCGCCGACACGGTGGCCGTGCTGGTCCCGCCGGGGAGCGGCGACGACGTGCAGATGCTCAAGGCGGGCATCCTCGAAATCGGCGACGTGTTCGTCGTCAACAAGGCCGACTTGGACGGTGCGGACCGCACGGTCCAAGAACTCCGCGAGATGATTCACATGCAGAACGACCACACCGCGGGGCTGGCGACCGGACACCACGGCGCGGGCGCGGTCGGAAGCGACGAAACCGACGACGCCGAGAGCGACGACGAGGAAAGCTGGGAACCCGCCGTGGTCGAGACAATCGCCAAGGACGGCGAAGGCGTCGCCGACCTCGTGGAGACGCTGGCCGACCACCGCGCGTACCTCGAATCCTCGGGCCTGCTCGAAGAGAAGGCGCGGATGCGCTACGCCGAGGAGATTCGCAACCTCCTGCGCGACGACGTGGGCGGACTCCTCGAAGGCGAAATCGAGCGCCACGGCGGAATGGACGAACTGGTCGAAGGCGTTCGCAAACGCGAGACCGACCCCTACACGGTCGCCGACGAGGTTATCGGTCCCATCGAGGACTGTCTGGACGAACTCCGGGACTGA
- a CDS encoding 50S ribosomal protein L13: MSLAEFDADVVVDARDCILGRVASQVAQRALDGERVAVVNAEDAVITGSEDDVMAKYEKRAELGSDSGPYYPKRPDMIFKRTIRGMVPYKEDKGREAFENVRVYVGNPFEEDGEVLDGTSLDRLSNIRFVQLGDISETLGANVTW, translated from the coding sequence ATGAGTCTCGCAGAATTCGACGCAGACGTAGTTGTAGACGCCCGCGACTGCATTCTCGGTCGCGTGGCGAGTCAAGTCGCACAGCGCGCCCTCGATGGCGAGCGTGTCGCGGTGGTCAACGCCGAGGACGCGGTCATCACCGGGAGCGAAGACGACGTGATGGCGAAATACGAGAAACGCGCCGAACTGGGTTCGGACAGCGGTCCGTACTACCCCAAGCGCCCCGACATGATTTTCAAGCGGACCATCCGCGGGATGGTCCCCTACAAGGAAGACAAGGGCCGCGAGGCGTTCGAGAACGTTCGGGTCTACGTCGGCAACCCCTTCGAGGAGGACGGCGAAGTCCTCGACGGCACGTCGCTGGACCGACTATCGAACATCCGTTTCGTCCAACTGGGCGACATCAGCGAAACTCTGGGTGCTAACGTCACATGGTAA